One segment of Armatimonadota bacterium DNA contains the following:
- the mazG gene encoding nucleoside triphosphate pyrophosphohydrolase, with product MALPTFEDLVRVMATLRGPGGCPWDRQQTHASLRPYLLEEAYEVLEAIERGDPERLRDELGDLLLQVLFHAQIAAESGSFTVHDVVAHLHDKLVRRHPHVFPDAAGRVVEGVVTPEQVMQRWEGLKRAERGEATPALDGVPSALPALLWAQKLYQRAREVGWEWPDVREALGKLEEEVRELREALEGHHLQAIREEVGDVLMAAVKVAAFTGTDAEGALRDACRKFIRRFETMERLAAERGQRMEQLPLSELLGLWQEAKERAG from the coding sequence ATGGCGCTGCCCACGTTCGAGGATCTGGTGCGGGTCATGGCGACGCTGCGGGGACCGGGAGGCTGTCCGTGGGACCGTCAGCAGACGCATGCCTCCCTCCGGCCCTACCTCCTGGAGGAAGCCTACGAGGTCCTGGAAGCCATCGAGCGGGGAGATCCAGAGCGCCTGCGCGACGAGCTGGGGGATCTGCTGCTCCAGGTGCTGTTCCACGCCCAGATCGCCGCAGAGTCGGGATCCTTCACCGTCCATGACGTGGTCGCGCATCTGCACGACAAGCTGGTGCGCCGCCACCCCCACGTCTTCCCTGACGCGGCGGGACGCGTGGTGGAGGGCGTGGTCACCCCGGAGCAGGTGATGCAACGGTGGGAGGGTCTCAAGCGGGCGGAGCGGGGAGAGGCTACCCCGGCCCTGGACGGCGTCCCTTCAGCCCTCCCGGCGCTTCTCTGGGCCCAGAAGCTGTACCAGCGGGCGCGGGAGGTGGGGTGGGAGTGGCCGGACGTGCGGGAAGCCCTGGGGAAGCTGGAGGAGGAAGTCCGGGAGCTCCGGGAAGCGTTGGAGGGGCACCACCTTCAGGCCATTCGGGAGGAGGTGGGCGACGTGCTCATGGCCGCGGTGAAGGTGGCGGCCTTCACCGGGACCGATGCGGAGGGAGCGCTGCGGGATGCGTGCCGGAAGTTCATCCGGCGATTCGAGACCATGGAGCGGCTCGCGGCGGAGAGGGGGCAACGGATGGAGCAGCTTCCCCTCTCGGAGCTCCTGGGACTGTGGCAGGAGGCCAAGGAGCGCGCGGGCTAG
- a CDS encoding S4 domain-containing protein produces the protein MRLDRFLQQSRVVRRRTLAHALCANFRVRLNGHVAKPASRVRPGDLIEIDFGIRRVVVRVREVPERPVPPSEAGGLVEILEVVRE, from the coding sequence ATGCGCCTCGACCGGTTCCTGCAGCAAAGCCGGGTCGTCCGACGTCGTACCCTGGCCCATGCCCTGTGCGCGAACTTCCGGGTCCGCCTGAACGGGCACGTGGCCAAGCCCGCTTCCCGCGTCCGTCCCGGCGATCTCATCGAGATCGACTTCGGAATCCGGAGGGTGGTGGTGCGGGTACGGGAGGTCCCCGAGCGTCCGGTGCCTCCCTCGGAGGCGGGAGGGCTGGTGGAGATCCTCGAGGTGGTTCGGGAGTAG
- the eno gene encoding phosphopyruvate hydratase, translated as MARIIGLTAREILDSRGNPTVEVDVMVEGGARGRAAAPSGASTGAHEALELRDGDPARYLGRGVLRAVENVRQILAPALVGKDASDQVSVDRLLCALDGTDSKSRLGANALVATSLAVAKAEAAYRGLPLFRYLGGEDATVLPVPLLNVINGGAHADNRLELQEFLLVPLGASSFRDALRMGTEVYHHLRQLLKARGLDTGVGDEGGFAPDLRTAAEALDLLLEAIEASGYRAGEEVALALDAAASELYRDGRYHLEGRARSAEEMIAYYEGLLSRYPLVSIEDPLAEDDWEGWRALTEALARRVQLVGDDLFATHPSRLQRGVELRCANAILIKPNQIGTLTEAQQTVQAAHRTGYRAILSHRSGETEDTTIADLAVAWRCGQIKTGAPCRGERVAKYNQLLRIEEELGSRAQYAGRAVFAR; from the coding sequence ATGGCGCGGATCATCGGGCTCACCGCCCGGGAGATCTTGGATTCCCGGGGGAATCCCACCGTGGAGGTGGACGTCATGGTGGAGGGCGGGGCCCGGGGGAGGGCGGCGGCACCCTCGGGCGCCAGTACCGGGGCGCACGAGGCCCTGGAGCTGCGGGATGGCGACCCCGCCCGCTACCTGGGACGGGGAGTGCTCCGGGCGGTGGAGAACGTGCGGCAGATCCTTGCCCCTGCCCTGGTGGGCAAGGACGCCTCGGACCAGGTGAGCGTGGATCGGCTCCTGTGCGCCCTGGACGGAACGGACAGCAAATCCCGACTGGGCGCGAACGCCCTCGTGGCCACCTCCCTGGCGGTGGCCAAGGCGGAGGCCGCATACCGAGGGCTCCCCCTCTTCCGGTACCTGGGAGGGGAAGATGCCACCGTGCTCCCCGTGCCCCTTTTGAACGTCATCAACGGCGGAGCGCACGCGGACAACCGGTTGGAGCTTCAGGAGTTTTTGCTCGTGCCTCTCGGTGCTTCCAGCTTCCGGGATGCCCTGCGGATGGGGACGGAGGTCTACCACCACCTGCGGCAGCTCCTGAAGGCTCGGGGGCTGGATACGGGCGTGGGGGATGAGGGCGGGTTTGCCCCGGATCTCCGTACCGCCGCGGAGGCTTTGGATCTCCTGCTGGAGGCCATCGAGGCCTCGGGCTACCGGGCCGGGGAGGAGGTGGCCCTCGCCCTGGATGCCGCGGCCTCGGAGCTGTACCGGGACGGCCGCTACCACCTGGAGGGCCGAGCCCGGTCCGCGGAGGAGATGATCGCGTACTACGAGGGCCTCCTAAGCCGATACCCCCTCGTCTCCATCGAGGATCCTCTCGCGGAGGACGACTGGGAAGGGTGGCGGGCGCTCACGGAGGCGTTGGCGCGACGCGTGCAGCTGGTGGGCGATGACCTCTTCGCGACCCATCCCTCCCGGTTGCAGAGGGGTGTGGAGTTGCGGTGTGCGAATGCCATCCTCATCAAGCCCAACCAGATCGGTACCCTCACGGAAGCCCAGCAGACGGTACAGGCCGCACACCGGACCGGCTACCGCGCCATCCTTTCCCACCGGTCCGGGGAGACGGAGGATACCACCATCGCGGACCTCGCGGTGGCGTGGCGGTGCGGGCAGATCAAAACCGGTGCCCCCTGCCGCGGGGAGCGGGTGGCGAAGTACAACCAGCTACTGCGCATCGAGGAGGAGCTCGGATCCCGAGCACAGTACGCCGGCCGCGCCGTCTTCGCCCGGTGA